AGGGACTTGCGCGTGGCGTCGAGCACCCGAGCGGGCTCGTCCCCCGTGGGGTCCGTGCAGAGCTTGATGATTTCGAGCGCCTCCACCGGGTGCAGGTCGTCATAGCGCGCGTGGGCCTTGAGCCACATCATCGCGCTGGCGTCGATGCGCGCGCCGACCGAGGCATAGGCGCGGAAGGGCTCCACCACGTCGCGCGTCCACACGCCGGTGACACCCTCGATGGCCCAGTTGGACGCGGCGATGCCCTCCGCCAGCGTGCCGCAGGCGCAGGTGTCGCGCAGGTGCGCGTGCAGCGCCAGGACCTCCGGCAGCGGCCGCACCCGGAAGAGCGCCTCGGGCTCCAGGCCGAGCGCGCGCACCCAGTCGATGAACCACTCGGCGTGCCGCGCCTCCACGGCCAGGTTCTGCAGGAGCCAGCGGCGGATGCTCGCGTCCCCCTCGGAGCGGCCGTACGACGTCTTGGCCAGCGACAGCGCCATGTACTTGGGGAAGGACTCGACGATGAGGAAGAACTGCGACAGCACGCGGCGCCAGTGCGCCAGCGGCGGGCGCCGTCCCTCGGCGGTGTCACGGAACAGCGGAGGCCAACACGCCGCGTCCCAGTCCCGACGGGTCGAATCCAGCATGGACTCGAGCCAGCGGGGATGCGCCGACGGGTTCAGTGGTGGAGGCCCATAGCGCTGCACGGGCACTCGAGACGTGAGGCTGCGCACTTCCTGCTCGGAAGACGACATGGCGGCACGACGCTCCTGCATCCCGGCGGGTTCCAGACCGACATGGCCCCCCTCACCCGCCAGAGCGGCCCCATAGTGGTGACAGCACCTCCACGTGGCCACGCGACTGTCGTCGCCCGACGGTTTTCTCACCGCCTTGTTTCAGATTTCATCCGGGGACCCCTGGGGGCGTCGCGCGCCCCACAGCGCGCCTGTCTCTACGACCTACGCCGACCCCGCTGGGGCTCACTTCGTGCGGGCCACGTGGCGGCGCGCCTTCTCCAGCATGCGCTGGAGCGGCGCCTCGTCCGCGCGGGCGAGCGCCTCGTCCCAGGTGAGCCACTGCGCGCCGGAGGACTCGTGGGGGTCGTGCGCGAGCGACGCCGGGTCCTCGGCCACGACGAGGTAGCGCACGTCCAGGTGCTGGTGCTCGGGCTCGTCGCGCCGCGCGGGGATGGTGTGGACGTCCACGTCCAGCGGGCGGGGCGCGGTGGGGTGGAGCACCACGCGGCACCCGGTCTCCTCGCGCGCCTCGCGCAGCGCGGTGGCCTCCATGTCTCCGCCGTCCACCGGGTCCGCGTGTCCGCCCGGCTGCAGCCACCGGTGGAGCTTGCCGTGCAGCACCATCACCACGCGCTCGCCCTGGGGGTCCACCACCACGGCGCTGCCGGTGAAGTGGGCGGTGAGCTGCGCGCGGGAGAAGGGGGAGGCGAGCGTGGCCGCGTGCTGGCGCATCCGCTCCAGGTCCTGGCGCTCCCGGTCGTCCCCGGGGACGTGGCGCGACAGGAGCTCCCGCAGGGCGTGGGCGTTCTGGGATTCCATGCGCGACCACGTATCTCCGGCGGGCCCTCACACGCCAGCGCCTTCTGGAAGCGGCCGGCCTGCCCGGAGCGGTGTAGGGTTCGCCCGGGTGTGTTCTCATGCGGACGCACCCGGGACCCGAGGGCCAGCACCTCCATGGCGCGCATTCTCGTCATCGACGACCACGACACCCTCCGCGAGGGGATGACCGTCTCGCTCACGCGCTCCGGCCACGCCGTGTCCGCCGTGCGCGGCGGCGCGGACGGGCTGGCCGCCTACCGCAAGGCCCCGTTCGACCTGGTCGTCACGGAT
This genomic interval from Myxococcus guangdongensis contains the following:
- a CDS encoding TenA family transcriptional regulator produces the protein MSSSEQEVRSLTSRVPVQRYGPPPLNPSAHPRWLESMLDSTRRDWDAACWPPLFRDTAEGRRPPLAHWRRVLSQFFLIVESFPKYMALSLAKTSYGRSEGDASIRRWLLQNLAVEARHAEWFIDWVRALGLEPEALFRVRPLPEVLALHAHLRDTCACGTLAEGIAASNWAIEGVTGVWTRDVVEPFRAYASVGARIDASAMMWLKAHARYDDLHPVEALEIIKLCTDPTGDEPARVLDATRKSLRLYTSAIRACCVD
- a CDS encoding NUDIX hydrolase; this encodes MESQNAHALRELLSRHVPGDDRERQDLERMRQHAATLASPFSRAQLTAHFTGSAVVVDPQGERVVMVLHGKLHRWLQPGGHADPVDGGDMEATALREAREETGCRVVLHPTAPRPLDVDVHTIPARRDEPEHQHLDVRYLVVAEDPASLAHDPHESSGAQWLTWDEALARADEAPLQRMLEKARRHVARTK